The following proteins come from a genomic window of Montipora foliosa isolate CH-2021 chromosome 2, ASM3666993v2, whole genome shotgun sequence:
- the LOC137992589 gene encoding uncharacterized protein, which yields MGKTKGKRRASQKQTKEPAPQRGFKEALVAEMRSLGFDGDFFARNLDQSIERSTRRGKGPRRTRYIQYCTWAHALMRKEIGPEDAEFAFPEVVLDYIRHIAPGDIKGEIREDAYKVSLQDFCSAIDLPRLTDESSHP from the exons ATggggaaaacaaaaggaaagcgacGTGCTTCGCAAAAACAAACGAAGGAGCCAGCGCCGCAGCGCGGGTTCAAGGAGGCACTCGTTGCGGAGATGAGATCTCTTGG GTTCGatggtgacttctttgctcGCAACCTTGACCAAAGCATTGAGCGTAGTACAAGACGCGGTAAAGGGCCTCGTCGCACCAGATATATCCAGTATTGTACCTGGGCACATGCGTTGATG CGAAAAGAAATCGGACCAGAAGATGCTGAATTTGCATTTCCAGAGGTGGTGTTGGACTATATAAGACATATTGCTCCTGGAGACATCAAAGGGGAAATCAGAGAG GATGCTTACAAAGTGTCATTGCAAGATTTCTGTTCTGCCATTGATCTGCCCAGGTTGACAGATGAAAGCAGTCATCCTTAA